In the genome of Lacerta agilis isolate rLacAgi1 chromosome 2, rLacAgi1.pri, whole genome shotgun sequence, one region contains:
- the SLC39A5 gene encoding zinc transporter ZIP5 → MDQRTLRLRLARAWVAVLCLHGTCSLVLAGPPDLLLDGAAWALPEDAAQEQGYYLQQLFGQYGENGTLSFEGLTRLLLSLGLGKVQVVEIEHEELGHGHVSHLDILEVQDNKHLHSHSALEHLSRTQAESVTATRPGIPQSGHATQTPAHPALRDVRPVTKPTFWQTPDQPGGAKEDLSKPSQGHSGLNLLERVIALDHSVYNHLHEDCLNVSQLLVNFGLNSVSKITPEQFTLLCPALLYQIDSRVCIQHYDEVAFGMAGSSLWSGLGWGCLAITLTSLPSALAIVLVPLFSRELFHFLLTFLVALAVGTLCGDALLHLWPHAQARPHGLLSPKQEPMTLAEDAVLKGLCVLGGIYLLFLIENLMGTLKRIQVKKKGATGKPLEPSPAEVGDNSVAVLRTSHGTESQSLTVAEGGADSLYGEVQDCSVQIRSSEECGGSSERQEEELHHHHAHGHSHSPAGALKAGIADIAWMVILGDGIHNFTDGLAIGAAFSDGISSGLSTTVAVFCHELPHELGDCAVLLQAGMPVRWVFLFNLMSAFLAYLGAVVGTLISRSTTQVTPWIFAITAGIFLYVALVDMLPEMLQRSSSRGKKGSLAHFLLQNLGFLSGGVLMLCIALFEGHISFHLDG, encoded by the exons ATGGACCAGAGGACACTGAGGCTCCGTCTGGCCAGAGCATGGGTGGCCGTGCTCTGCCTGCACGGCACCTGTAGCTTGGTGCTGGCCGGTCCTCCTGACCTGCTGTTGGATGGAGCTGCGTGggccctgcctgaagatgccgCCCAAGAGCAGGGCTACTAcctgcagcagctctttgggcaGTATGGCGAGAATGGCACCTTGTCCTTCGAAGGCCTCACTCGCCTGCTGCTGAGCCTGGGGCTTGGAAAGGTGCAGGTGGTGGAGATTGAGCATGAGGAACTAGGCCACGGCCATGTGTCCCACCTGGACATTCTGGAAGTCCAAGACAACAAGCACTTGCATTCGCACTCAGCGCTGGAACACCTCAGCAGGACCCAAGCAGAAAGCGTCACCGCCACCAG GCCTGGAATCCCTCAGTCGGGCCATGCCACCCAAACACCTGCTCATCCTGCACTCCGTGACGTCAGACCTGTCACCAAGCCTACCTTTTGGCAAACCCCAGATCAGCCTGGGGGTGCCAAAGAAGACCTATCCAAACCTTCCCAGGGGCACTCTGGCCTAAATCTTCTAGAGAGAGTTATTGCCTTGGATCACTCTGTCTACAATCACCTGCATGAAGAT TGTCTCAACGTATCACAGCTGCTAGTCAATTTTGGGCTGAACTCTGTCTCTAAGATCACGCCAGAGCAGTTTACGCTTCTGTGCCCTGCTTTGCTCTACCAGATTGACAGCCGCGTTTGCATCCAGCACTATGATGAGGTAGCTTTCGGCATGGCAGGAAGTTCTCTCTGGAGTG GTCTGGGCTGGGGATGTTTGGCTATCACCTTGACTAGCTTGCCTTCTGCCCTGGCCATTGTTCTCGTTCCTCTCTTCAGCCGTGAACTCTTCCATTTCCTTCTCACTTTCCTGGTGGCCTTGGCTGTGGGGACGCTGTGTGGGGACGCACTGCTGCATCTCTGGCCACAC GCACAGGCAAGGCCCCATGGACTTCTGTCACCAAAACAAGAACCAATGACCTTGGCTGAAGACGCAGTCCTGAAGGGCCTCTGCGTTCTGGGTGGTATTTACCTGCTGTTCCTCATTGAGAATCTCATGGGAACCCTCAAGAGGATTCAAGTCAAAAAG AAGGGCGCCACCGGAAAGCCACTTGAACCATCTCCAGCTGAGGTGGGTGACAACAGCGTTGCTGTTTTGAGGACATCTCATG GTACTGAATCCCAGAGCCTGACGGTGGCAGAAGGAGGAGCTGACAGCCTCTACGGGGAAGTCCAGGACTGCTCTGTCCAAATCCGCAGCTCAGAAGAGTGTGGAGGAAGCTCAGAGAGGCAGGAAGAAGAGCTCCATCATCACCACGCTCATGGGCATTCCCACAGTCCAGCTGGAGCCCTCAAGGCTGGGATAGCAGACATCGCTTGGATGGTTATTCTAGGGGATGGGATACACAACTTCACAGATGGACTGGCCATCG GAGCTGCTTTCTCTGATGGAATCTCCAGCGGTTTAAGCACTACGGTGGCAGTATTTTGCCACGAACTGCCCCATGAACTTG GGGATTGTGCTGTTCTGCTGCAGGCTGGCATGCCAGTCCGATGGGTGTTCCTCTTCAACCTGATGTCTGCTTTCCTGGCTTACTTGGGCGCAGTAGTAGGGACGCTCATTAGTCGGAGCACCACGCAAGTCACGCCCTGGATTTTTGCCATCACGGCTGGTATTTTCCTGTACGTGGCACTGGTGGACATG ctgCCTGAAATGCTGCAGAGGAGCTCTAGCAGGGGCAAAAAGGGCTCCCTTGCCCACTTCCTTCTCCAGAACCTGGGCTTCCTCAGTGGAGGAGTCCTCATGCTCTGCATCGCTCTTTTTGAAGGGCACATCAGTTTTCATTTGGATGGGTAG